The Dokdonia donghaensis DSW-1 DNA window TGGGATTAGTATCCACCAGCTACCACACGTACTGCGCATAGTAGAAAATACGGGTATGAATATAAACGGTATACATATGCATACCGGTAGTGATATACTAGACATTGATGTCTTTGTGTATGCTACAGAAATTCTTTTTGAGACGGCAAAGCAGTTCAGCGACCTTACGTTTATTGACTTTGGTAGTGGTTTTAAAGTGCCTTATAAAGAAGGAGATATAGAAACTAATATTGAGGAGCTAGGAGAAAAACTAGGGAAACGTTTTAACGCTTTCGCGAAAGCGTATAAAAAACCATTAACTCTCACCTTTGAGCCAGGTAAGTTTCTCGTAAGTGAGTCTGGTAAATTTCTGGTACAGGTAAACGTAGTAAAACAAACTACCTCAACAGTATTTGCGCAAGTAGACAGTGGTTTTAACCATCTTATACGACCTATGCTGTACGGCAGTCAGCACGAGATACATAACATAAGCAATCCTAACGGAAGAGAGCGTTTTTATAGCGTAGTAGGCTACATCTGTGAGACAGATACCTTTGCAAATAATAGACGCATCGCCGAAATTTCTGAAGGAGACATTCTCGCTTTTGATAACGCAGGTGCATACTGCTTTACAATGGCAAGTAATTACAATAGCCGCTATAGACCTGCAGAGGTACTCATAAAAGGCGGTAAAGCTCACCTTATACGCAAGCGAGAGACCTTTGATGATCTTATTGCAAATCAAGTTCTCATAGAAGAATAGTAATGATATATTTTATAAAAAGACCAGCCCTAAGCTGGTCTTTTTTATGAATACTAACTACATTTATAATATGAGATATGTACTTATATTATGTTTATTTATGGCAAGCTGCTCTACACCCATAGAGAAAGCCCTTAACTCATCTAGCCCGCTTATCACAAGGGTTACAGATAGTATAGACAAATACGAAGTCCAGATTCTTTTTACTCAGATTGACTCCACAGATAGTGGTGAAGTGCAGTTTACAGATTACAGTTACGGACTCAATGAACAGAATTACTTTTACCCAGCAAGCACTGTAAAACTTCCAGTTGCCGTACTCGCCGCAGAATATGCAGATGCTAGAGAAGATATAACCCTAGATACACCTTACATCATAGACGGTGATGAGGAGTTGCACAGCATAAGTGATGACCTACGACAGATTTTTGCCGTAAGCGATAATAAAGCTTATAACCGTCTTTATGAATTACTAGGTAGAGATTATATAAACTCCCGCTTACGCGAAAAAGGCTACACACAAACTACCATACAACATAGACTAGCTACACCTGAAGCAGCAGTTAATGCTAGAAAAACAATTCAATTTTTCCCAAGCTATACAGCCGAAAGTGTTATTATCACAAATAAAGAAGACAAAGACCTCATTCCTAACAATGTGGTAGGTAATAAAAAAGGACTGGGCTATATTGAAAATGGAAATCTTATAAATGGGCCTATGGATTTTGGTTTAAAAAATCACTTCCCATTACAAGAGCAACATCATTTTATAAAAAGTCTGGTATTCCCAAATTCTTTTGAAACCTCAAAAAGATTAGAACTATCTGAAACATCTAGACAAAGAGTACTTAAGGCTATGAAAATGCTCCCACGTGATGCAAAGTATAATCAAGAAGAATACTACGACAGCTATGTAAAATTCTTTATGTACGGAGACGAAACAACACCCATTCCAGATAATATACATATCTATAACAAAGTAGGGTTTGCATACGGTACGCTTACAGAAACAGCCTATATTGAGGATACTCAATATGACATACGCTTTATACTCTCTGCCACCATACTTGTTAATGACAATCAAATTTTTAATGACGACACTTATGAATATGAGCAAATAGGTATTCCCTTTCTCGCTCAATTAGGACGTGAATTTTACGAGCAAGAAAAAGAGCGAAAGGAATAACTAGCTTACGGCTAAATTTTGTTTCTTCGCGCTATTACCTTATGTAATCTTTTTATCAATAAAAACTAATTGCTGTGAGCTTAAGAGAACTTAATAAACGCACTATCATTTGTGAACTTTGTAGCAATGAGTATGACCTCTCCCCTTTTATAGTAGTTCCTAAAGAAGATGATATACTCGCGTGCAAGACTTGTATTACTCAGATAGAAAACCCTGAGGAGGTAGATGTAAATCACTGGCGCTGTCTTAATGATAGTATGTGGAGTACTGTACCAGCTGTACAAGTTGTGGCGTGGCGTATGCTTACTAGACTTCGTAAAGAAGGCTGGCCACAAGATCTACTTGATATGATGTATCTAGAAGAAGAAACGTTAGAGTGGGCAAAAGCAACAGGTGAGCATATAGAAGAAGATGAGAATACAGTAATACACAAAGACGCAAATGGTACACGCCTAGCAAATGGTGATAGTGTCGTGCTCATAAAAGATCTTGATGTAAAAGGAGCAAACTTTACAGCAAAGCGTGGAGAGTTTATGAGAAACATAAGTCTAGTACACGATAATGCAGAGCATATAGAAGGTAGAATACAAGGGCAGCAAGTTGTTATTGTAACAAAATATGTAAAGAAGAGCAACTAGTAAATAACAAGATTCATACATCTCAAAGGTGTATAAAACCAATAAAAAAAGGCCAACCATCTAATGTGATTGTTGGCCTTTTTTTAATCTATAATAGTAGTATTACCAGTTATCAAAATTGAGTAATGCATTTTTTGCCTCCGTATACTCAGCTATCATATCGCTTACTATAGTTGCAGCAGGTTTTATATCATTTATAAGTCCAGATATTTGTCCTATTTCAAGTTCTCCTTGTTCTAGGTCTCCCTCAAACATTCCTTTCTTTGCTCTTGCACGACCTAATAATTGAACTAGTTGCTGTTTAGTAGGTGCTGTAGTATATAAGGCTGCTACCTCTTCATAAAATTTATTTTTTATAAGTCTTACAGGTGCCAGTTCTTTAAGAGTTAATACCGTATCTCCCTCTTGCGTATCTATAATGGCTTGTTTAAATAATTGATGCGCGCTAGACTCATCACTTGCTGCAAACCTACTTCCTACCTGCACACCGTCTGCTCCCAGTGTCATTGCGGCAAGCATACCTCTACCCGTAGCAATACCACCAGCTGCAATAAGAGGTACATTTATCTTATCTTTTACCATAGGGATGAGAGTAAAAGTTGTTGTTTCCTCACGACCATTATGACCACCCGCTTCAAAACCTTCGGCCACAACGGCATCTACACCAGCTTCTTGAGCTTTTAGTGCAAACTTCACACTACTTACTACGTGTACAACTTTAATACCGTGCTTCTTTAATTCTTTAGTCCAAAGCTTTGGATTACCTGCGCTTGTAAAAACAATAGGCACCTTATAGTCTACTACAGTCTTCATATGCTCTTCTATGTTAGGGTACAACATAGGTATATTAACCCCAAAAGGTTTATCTGTAGCTTTCTTACACTTCTCAACGTGCTCTACAAGCACATCCGGATACATAGAAGCAGCACCTATGATACCAAGACCGCCAGCGTCACTTACAGCACTAGCAAGACGCCATCCAGAGTTCCAAATCATCCCTCCCTGTATAAGAGGATATTTTATTTTAAATAACGAAGTAATTCTATTCATTAGGACTTTATAAATTTTTGTGTAATAAGCGTGGTACCATCATTAATCTGTATGAGATACACTCCTTTTTTTAGATTTGCTACAGGTAGATAACTTGCCTGAGACTCTACTATTTTTGTCCCTACGAGTTTTCCAAGAATATCATAGATATGTACATCTACTTTGCTTATATCTTCAGGAAATACTATCATCGCAAACTCTGAAGCAGGATTAGGCACGATTTGGTACGTGCTCTTATTAGTATAATCTTCTAGAGTTAATAAATCATCTAGTGCTGCGCCAAAATCTGGTATTCCGTACCCAAGCTGTGACGTAGGGTTTGTATATAGAGAAGCAGACTCCCTCACTATTTGCATAACATCTGCATTAGTACGTTGTGGGTTTGCTTGCCAAAAGCTTGTGATAGCTCCCGCCATTATAGGCGAGCTAAAGCTTGTCCCATTGTTTGTAGTTATGTTATTATTTTGATCTATCACAGCACTACCAGTACCCTTTGCAACCACGTCTGGTTTGATACGACCATCACTAGAAGGACCTATACTACTAAAACTCGCATAATCGCCGTTTTCATCTACAGCTCCTACCGTAAAAGATCCAAAAGCATCTGCTGGAGCACTTATCATCCCATTACCACTGTTACCAGCACTAGTTACCACAAGCATTCCTTTCTCAAAAGCAAGATTTGCACCGCGCGATATAAAGGTAGTCTGGCCATCCATATCTGAATATGTATAGTCATAATCTGGATTGTCAAAAGTGCGATAACCTAGTGAGGTGTTTATAACATCTACACCCAGACTATCTGCTCGCTCTGCTGCTTCTACCCAGTAAGACTCCTCTACGGGATTTTCACTAGCTACATCTTCTGTACGGAAACAATAAACAGCAGCATCTGGGGCTGTGCCCACAAACTCATCTTCTACAAAACCTACAATATCGCTCAACACTCGTGTACCGTGACTGCTATTTGAAAATGCAAACTCATTATCTTCTCGACTTACAAAATCATAACCATCCAGTAACTTTCCTGCATCTCTTAATCGTGCAAAACCTTCATTTTCATCTACTCCAGGAAAACCAGAATCCATAATGGCTATAACCATTCCCTCACCTGTATAATCTTGTAAATGCAACTCATCTAACGATAGCATAGTAACTTGATTATCTGTCGCCCCATACTCAAAAACTACTCTACTTTGAGATTGTAGAGGATCTTCTTTAGAAAAAAGTAATGGTGTTGCAGCTCTAGTAATATTCTTATTTGCATACTCAATAGTACTAACAAACGATAGGTTTTCAAGAGCGGCTATCTGGGTTTCTGTACCACGTACGTGTACACAGTTCATCCATTTTGATTTTGCAAAGACTGTAATACCTGTTTGCGATTTTATCTCAGTGATATAACTTTCATTCACAGGGACATCACGCTCATCTATAATAACACCGTGTAGTTCTTTACGATCAAGTGCTTCTTGTGAAAGTATCGTTATGGGATTTTCTAGGCTTTGGGTTACATTTTCCTTATCTACAAAATAAACCCAAGCATCTTGCGCCTCTTGCGCATTTGTGTAGAAGCATACAAACAGTAGACTTAAAAATAATAGGGATCTCATAGCGACATAGTTTATGAGCCAAGGCTCGTAGGATTTCGTACGTAAGTTACGAAATAACCCCAGAACCAAGACACTCCTCACCGTGATGCCAGGCTACAAATTGCCCCTCGGCTATCGCTGTTTGTGGATTGTCAAATATGACATACATACCCCCATCTACTCTATATAAAGTGGCTTTCTCAAGAGGTTGACGGTAGCGTATACGTGCCTCTACCTGCATTGTCTCATCTACCGCAACTGTTAGATCTTCTCGTATCCAGTGTATTTCTTCTTCTTTTACAAAAAGTCCTTTACGATATAAACCTCTATGGTTTTTACCTTGACCAGTGTATATCACATTATCCTTTACATCTGTATCTATGACAAAGAGTGGCTCTACCGTTCCGCCTACGCCTAGTCCTTTGCGCTGGCCTATGGTAAAATAATGAGCCCCTTGGTGCTTCCCTACTACTTTTCCTTCGGCTACGGTATATGATGGTTTTTTTACAAGGTTTTCTAATTCCGCTTTCGCGAAAGCGTTACTAGCCTTATCCCCACCCGCAACTTCAGGTATAACGGTCTCTGGCACCTCAACGATAACACCTTCCTTAGGTTTAAGCTGCTGCTGAAGAAAATCTGGCAAACGCACTTTACCTATAAAACAGAGTCCTTGAGAATCTTTCTTACCTGCAGTAACGAGTTCTTGTTGTAGTGCAATGTCACGTACCTCTGGCTTTTGTAAATGGCCTATAGGAAACAACGTTTTTGCCAGTTGCTCCTGAGATAGTTGACATAAAAAGTAAGATTGATCTTTATTATTATCTGCCCCAGCGATAAGTTGGTACACTGTCTTACCGTCTACCTCTATAGATGATTTCTGACAGTAATGTCCCGTTGCGACGTAGTCTGCACCTAGTGAAAGTGCAATTTTCATAAACACGTCAAATTTAATCTCGCGATTACATAGCACATCTGGATTAGGCGTGCGCCCCATCTCGTACTCTCTAAACATATAATCTACAATGCGCTCTTGATATTGCTCACTAAGATCTACCGTTTGAAAAGGGATTCCTAACTTTTCGGCAACGAGCATTGCATCGTTACTATCATCTAGCCACGGGCACTCATCAGAGATTGTTACGGAGTCATCGTGCCAGTTTTTCATAAAAAGGCCTATCACATTGTATCCCTGCTCCTTAAGCAAGTATGCTGTAACACTACTATCTACTCCTCCACTTAGACCTACTACTACCGTTTTCATAACTTTTACTTAGATATTGTACACAATAGTCTCTTTTGAGACTCGTATAAAGTGTCTAGAAACACTTAAAAAAATTGTGGCGCAAAATTACAAAATAACAAGCCATTATAAGAATGGCAAAATGTTACTTTTATACCCACTATATAACTACATATTTACACTAGTCTATTGTAGTAGCAACTGGTAAGATATCCTTACAGTACTATTGTACGCCTATTTTATTGCGAGGATACTTAATCTCCTTGTCTACCTGACCATTTTTATAATACTTCCAGAGGCCGTGTTTTCTATTATTCTTATAATTACCTGCTACTTCTTTCTCTCCATAACCGTTATAGAAGATCGCTGGTCCTTCTAGCTTATCTTGTTTATAGGTTACACTTTTAAGCACCTTTCCCTCTTCGGTATATGTGATAGCCTTTCCTTCTTTGTTTCCATCTACATATTGCTCGACAAGTGCCGGAAGTCCGCTTATAAAAAAGACATTGCGCTGTCCATCAAGAAGCCCATTTTTATACTGCTCTTTTATCATAATTGTGGAGCCGTCTTGGTGATATGACAGCCACTCACCTTGTCTTTTACGATTCTTCATCTTACCTGAACTTACTTTCTTTCCCTCTGTTGTATAAAAAGTAACATCTACAAAGGGGGAATCTGTCGTATATTCTTTTATAGCAGTGGGATGGCCACCACTAGAATCAAAAAATTTAAATACTCCTACCTCTTTACCGTGGTTAAAAGATCCATTATATCTTAATTGTTTTGAACTCTTATAGTTTTTTTGCCATACGCCGTGACGCTTTCCAGCAGCGTCATATTGATTAATCTCCTGAGCGACTGTAACACACTTAAAATGAAATACTATTAGGAATAAGCAAACTGTTAATTTTGACATTTTAACTATTTATTGGGATTATTTTTTGTTTATCTATTTTAGATTTACATTAAACAAAAACTACAAACTATGAAAAATTTATTTAATCTTACAAAATTAGTATTTCTTGCTTTAACGCTATTTGTGTCAGTATCGTGTAATGATGATGATGATAATGGAAATATTATCGAAGGAGAAAGCAACACTATTGCAGACTTTGTTGCAGCAAATGAGGACTACAGTTCTTTACTAGCTGCACTTCAACAAACAGATCTAGATGCAACACTTGCTGGTAATGGAACATTTACAGTATTTGCTCCTAACAATGCTGCATTTGAAACCTTCTTAGACGGAGCAGCCTTAGAAGATGTAGATACAGACGTACTAAGACAAGTATTACTTAATCACGTTCTTAACACGACACTTACATCTACAGACCTAACAACGGGTTATGTAACAAATCTCGCAACAGAGCCTTCTTCTAATGCTAATATTAGTCTATATGTAGACACAACAAATGGAGTGGTTCTTAATGGTCAATCATCTGTGACTACACCAGATATTGAAACTGATAATGGTGTTATACACGCTGTAGATACGGTAATAGCGTTACCTACCATAGCAACATTTGCCACAACAAATCCTGCATTAATCTCACTAGTTGCGGCACTAACAGATGAGGGGAACACAACATTTACAACATTGCTAAGCGACACAGAACAAGACTTTACAGTTTTTGCTCCTACTAATGATGCGTTTGCCACATTTCTTGATGGTGCAGCACTAGAAGATGTAGATAATGATGTACTAGCACAGGTATTATCTAACCACGTGGTACCAGGCGCAGTTGCCATCTCTGGGACACTTACTAATAGTTATGTAAATACTGCAGCAACCTTTAATGGTGAGGCAGATGCACCTTTAAGCTTATATATTAATACAGATAACGGTGTTACTCTTAACGGTGGGTCTAATGTAATCATTGCAGATATTGTTGCAGTAAATGGTGTTGTACACGTAGTAGATACTGTAATAGGGTTACCAGATGTAACAACCTTTGCCACAGCAGATCCTAACTTTTCTACACTAGTTGCAGCCCTTACAGCAGATGCATCATTTGGATACGTAGGAGCTTTACAAACTCCAAATGGAACAGATCCTGCGCCGTTTACTGTGCTTGCTCCCGTAAACACGGCTTTTGAAAATTTACTTACTGATCTTGGTGTAGATTCTCTAGATGATATTGATACTGCTACACTCGCTGCTACATTAGAACTACACGTTATTGCAGGAGCAAATGTAAGAGCAGAAGATCTTGCTGGTCTTGATGGAATGATGGTAGAAACACTAGGCGGTACAAATATTACTATACAGGCAGATCCTGCAGCGGCAATTGATCCAGATAATGGCGAAAACCCAATAGTTGCTACAAATGTACAGGCCACAAATGGCGTTATACACGCTGTAAGTAGAGTATTAAGAGATTTATAATATCCCTCAAAACTTTGTTTAGATAAGCTCCATTGTACTTCTCATACGGTGGGGCTTTCTTTATTTTATAGACTAAAAAAGGCTCTCTTTCAATGTTGAAAGAGAGCCTTTTTACTTTTCGCGAAAGCGTTATAACACTATTTTAGTGATCCATACTTAGATGCATACTCTAGCATTTGTGACTCAAAGCTTTCTGGTTGCTGGATAGAAAAACCAGTGATCTCCTCACCATCCATAGTCGGCACAATAGCTGGGTTTACAAAACCGCTGTAAGGTGCACTTTTAAACTGGCTGTTACGATCAAGCACTTCTTTGTGAATGTCTTGATCTACTTGTACTCCGTAATCTTCTACAAGATTTTTTGCAGCTTCATAATCACCTTCAGAAGTAATGCGTTGTGTCTCTCTAAGAAGTTCTCCAAAAATCTCACGCAGCTTTACATAGTCATTTATGTTATAGTATGTCTTACCATCTCTAGTAACTTTTTCTATCACATTATCTTCTAGACCACGCTCGTAAGACCAAGCACTCACCCACTGGCGGTTTACCATATGTGCTTCTTCTACCATATCACCAAGTTCTAAACGTATAAGTTGCGTCATAAGACCATTACGTATGTAACCGTCATAAGCAGCTTTACCCGTTTTCTCCCAGTCTTCTACAAGACCTAGTTCTTGAAGTTTTGGATCCATAAGGTAGTATAGCCCAAAAAGGTCTGCTCTACCCTCTTCTATGGTAGATTTATAACGTTTAAGCGTTTCTTTAGGTGTC harbors:
- the lysA gene encoding diaminopimelate decarboxylase; protein product: MTNKDLLNVVKNYGSPVYVYDADTITAQYNRLTNAFKSVKQLRLNYAVKALSNLSILQHLKGLGSGLDTVSIQEVQLGLKAGFTPDRIIFTPNGVSLGEIEEVAAMGVQINIDNLSILEQFGTKHPETPVCIRINPHVMAGGNTNISVGHIDSKFGISIHQLPHVLRIVENTGMNINGIHMHTGSDILDIDVFVYATEILFETAKQFSDLTFIDFGSGFKVPYKEGDIETNIEELGEKLGKRFNAFAKAYKKPLTLTFEPGKFLVSESGKFLVQVNVVKQTTSTVFAQVDSGFNHLIRPMLYGSQHEIHNISNPNGRERFYSVVGYICETDTFANNRRIAEISEGDILAFDNAGAYCFTMASNYNSRYRPAEVLIKGGKAHLIRKRETFDDLIANQVLIEE
- a CDS encoding serine hydrolase is translated as MNTNYIYNMRYVLILCLFMASCSTPIEKALNSSSPLITRVTDSIDKYEVQILFTQIDSTDSGEVQFTDYSYGLNEQNYFYPASTVKLPVAVLAAEYADAREDITLDTPYIIDGDEELHSISDDLRQIFAVSDNKAYNRLYELLGRDYINSRLREKGYTQTTIQHRLATPEAAVNARKTIQFFPSYTAESVIITNKEDKDLIPNNVVGNKKGLGYIENGNLINGPMDFGLKNHFPLQEQHHFIKSLVFPNSFETSKRLELSETSRQRVLKAMKMLPRDAKYNQEEYYDSYVKFFMYGDETTPIPDNIHIYNKVGFAYGTLTETAYIEDTQYDIRFILSATILVNDNQIFNDDTYEYEQIGIPFLAQLGREFYEQEKERKE
- a CDS encoding PhnA domain-containing protein codes for the protein MSLRELNKRTIICELCSNEYDLSPFIVVPKEDDILACKTCITQIENPEEVDVNHWRCLNDSMWSTVPAVQVVAWRMLTRLRKEGWPQDLLDMMYLEEETLEWAKATGEHIEEDENTVIHKDANGTRLANGDSVVLIKDLDVKGANFTAKRGEFMRNISLVHDNAEHIEGRIQGQQVVIVTKYVKKSN
- a CDS encoding NAD(P)H-dependent flavin oxidoreductase — its product is MNRITSLFKIKYPLIQGGMIWNSGWRLASAVSDAGGLGIIGAASMYPDVLVEHVEKCKKATDKPFGVNIPMLYPNIEEHMKTVVDYKVPIVFTSAGNPKLWTKELKKHGIKVVHVVSSVKFALKAQEAGVDAVVAEGFEAGGHNGREETTTFTLIPMVKDKINVPLIAAGGIATGRGMLAAMTLGADGVQVGSRFAASDESSAHQLFKQAIIDTQEGDTVLTLKELAPVRLIKNKFYEEVAALYTTAPTKQQLVQLLGRARAKKGMFEGDLEQGELEIGQISGLINDIKPAATIVSDMIAEYTEAKNALLNFDNW
- a CDS encoding S8 family serine peptidase; the encoded protein is MRSLLFLSLLFVCFYTNAQEAQDAWVYFVDKENVTQSLENPITILSQEALDRKELHGVIIDERDVPVNESYITEIKSQTGITVFAKSKWMNCVHVRGTETQIAALENLSFVSTIEYANKNITRAATPLLFSKEDPLQSQSRVVFEYGATDNQVTMLSLDELHLQDYTGEGMVIAIMDSGFPGVDENEGFARLRDAGKLLDGYDFVSREDNEFAFSNSSHGTRVLSDIVGFVEDEFVGTAPDAAVYCFRTEDVASENPVEESYWVEAAERADSLGVDVINTSLGYRTFDNPDYDYTYSDMDGQTTFISRGANLAFEKGMLVVTSAGNSGNGMISAPADAFGSFTVGAVDENGDYASFSSIGPSSDGRIKPDVVAKGTGSAVIDQNNNITTNNGTSFSSPIMAGAITSFWQANPQRTNADVMQIVRESASLYTNPTSQLGYGIPDFGAALDDLLTLEDYTNKSTYQIVPNPASEFAMIVFPEDISKVDVHIYDILGKLVGTKIVESQASYLPVANLKKGVYLIQINDGTTLITQKFIKS
- the mnmA gene encoding tRNA 2-thiouridine(34) synthase MnmA, encoding MKTVVVGLSGGVDSSVTAYLLKEQGYNVIGLFMKNWHDDSVTISDECPWLDDSNDAMLVAEKLGIPFQTVDLSEQYQERIVDYMFREYEMGRTPNPDVLCNREIKFDVFMKIALSLGADYVATGHYCQKSSIEVDGKTVYQLIAGADNNKDQSYFLCQLSQEQLAKTLFPIGHLQKPEVRDIALQQELVTAGKKDSQGLCFIGKVRLPDFLQQQLKPKEGVIVEVPETVIPEVAGGDKASNAFAKAELENLVKKPSYTVAEGKVVGKHQGAHYFTIGQRKGLGVGGTVEPLFVIDTDVKDNVIYTGQGKNHRGLYRKGLFVKEEEIHWIREDLTVAVDETMQVEARIRYRQPLEKATLYRVDGGMYVIFDNPQTAIAEGQFVAWHHGEECLGSGVIS
- a CDS encoding toxin-antitoxin system YwqK family antitoxin, translating into MSKLTVCLFLIVFHFKCVTVAQEINQYDAAGKRHGVWQKNYKSSKQLRYNGSFNHGKEVGVFKFFDSSGGHPTAIKEYTTDSPFVDVTFYTTEGKKVSSGKMKNRKRQGEWLSYHQDGSTIMIKEQYKNGLLDGQRNVFFISGLPALVEQYVDGNKEGKAITYTEEGKVLKSVTYKQDKLEGPAIFYNGYGEKEVAGNYKNNRKHGLWKYYKNGQVDKEIKYPRNKIGVQ
- a CDS encoding fasciclin domain-containing protein gives rise to the protein MKNLFNLTKLVFLALTLFVSVSCNDDDDNGNIIEGESNTIADFVAANEDYSSLLAALQQTDLDATLAGNGTFTVFAPNNAAFETFLDGAALEDVDTDVLRQVLLNHVLNTTLTSTDLTTGYVTNLATEPSSNANISLYVDTTNGVVLNGQSSVTTPDIETDNGVIHAVDTVIALPTIATFATTNPALISLVAALTDEGNTTFTTLLSDTEQDFTVFAPTNDAFATFLDGAALEDVDNDVLAQVLSNHVVPGAVAISGTLTNSYVNTAATFNGEADAPLSLYINTDNGVTLNGGSNVIIADIVAVNGVVHVVDTVIGLPDVTTFATADPNFSTLVAALTADASFGYVGALQTPNGTDPAPFTVLAPVNTAFENLLTDLGVDSLDDIDTATLAATLELHVIAGANVRAEDLAGLDGMMVETLGGTNITIQADPAAAIDPDNGENPIVATNVQATNGVIHAVSRVLRDL